TCCTAATTTATCAGAAAATCTAGGAAAAATGAAATGATATGATTTACCATTATAACTTCTTAATTTTTCTTTTTTGAGCTTAACATCATTCGTTGGATTTTATTTGGTGACGGGCATTCTTTGAGATTCAAAGTATTTAGCAGAGAAAGAAAATTTTTTCTGCCTACAGCTGCGTCATCCACTTCTAATTCTAGTTCGAAATCATGTTGCTCGTTGTACCAACTTTCATCTAGCGCGAGTAAACCTTGGGGAAGTTTTTTTTCTGCACGTTTCGTTGTTAAGCTGCCGATTAAACGTAAATCATCTTTATTGATTCCTAAAGTCAGTAACTTTTTGTAAACATTTCCGTGATCCGGAAATGTAGCCGACTGAACAATTGTTTGTGCTTCTTCAAAAGATAAAGCATCATTAATTTCAAGTAATCCAA
The DNA window shown above is from Enterococcus sp. 4G2_DIV0659 and carries:
- a CDS encoding CYTH domain-containing protein, with translation MSENLEIEFKTLLSKKEFSHTVDYFQLNENHFFTQVNHYFDSDDFQLKKRKIGLRVRILPNNAEITLKIPEKVGLLEINDALSFEEAQTIVQSATFPDHGNVYKKLLTLGINKDDLRLIGSLTTKRAEKKLPQGLLALDESWYNEQHDFELELEVDDAAVGRKNFLSLLNTLNLKECPSPNKIQRMMLSSKKKN